In the genome of Streptomyces sp. Q6, the window TCGTTCGTCCAGATCGTCGCGGTCTCGGTGCCCGCGGCCAGGTCGGCGACGATGTGCACCTCCCGGTAGCGCATGTCGACCTTGTCGCGGTCCTCGCCCACGCCGCCGTTCTTGCAGACCCACACGTCGTTGATCGCGACGTTCAGCCGCTCGGGCTCGAAGGCGGCCCCGGTCGTGCCGATGGCGGACAGGACGCGGCCCCAGTTGGGGTCCTCGCCGTGGAGGGCGCACTTGAGGAGGTTGTTCCGGGCGATGGAGCGGCCCACCTCGACGGCGTCGTCCTCGGTCGCGGCGTGGATCACCTCGACCTTGATGTCCTTGCTGGCGCCCTCGGCGTCGCCGATGAGCTGGCGCCCCAGGTCGTCGCAGACGGTGCGTACGGCGGTCGCGAACTCGGCGTACTCCGGGGCGACTTCGGAGGCGCCGGAGGCGAGGAGCAGCACCGTGTCGTTGGTCGACATGCAGCCGTCGGAGTCGACCCGGTCGAAGGTGACCCGGGTGGCGTCGCGGAGCGCCTTGTCGAGGACGTCGCTGTCGAGGTCGGCGTCCGTGGTGAGGACGACGAGCATGGTGGCGAGGCCGGGTGCCAGCATGCCGGCGCCCTTCGCCATGCCGCCGACGGTCCAGCCGTCACCCTCGTACACGGCCGTCTTGTGCACGCTGTCCGTGGTCTTGATGGCGATGGCGGCCTTCTCGCCGCCGTGCTCGGAGAGCTGCGCCGCGGCGGTCTCCACGCCCGGCAGCAGCTTGTCCATGGGGAGCAGTACGCCGATGAGGCCGGTGGAGGCGACGGCGACCTCGCCCGCGTTCAGGTCGAGGACCTCGGCGACCTTCTCGGCGGTGGCGTGCGTGTCCTGGAAGCCCTTGGGTCCCGTACAGGCGTTGGCCCCACCGGAGTTGAGGACGACGGCGGAGACGAGTCCGCCCTTGAGGACCTGCTCGGACCAGAGGACCGGGGCGGCCTTGACGCGGTTGGAGGTGAAGACGCCCGCGGCCGCCAGACGGGGGCCGCGGTTGACCACGAGGGCCAGGTCCGCGTTCCCGCTCTCCTTGATTCCGGCGGCGATGCCCGCGGCCTGGAATCCCTTGGCTGCCGTCACACTCACGGCGCGACTCCGATCGTCGAGAGCCCGGTGGTCTCGTCGAGACCCAGGGCGATGTTCATGGACTGGACGGCACCGCCCGCGGTGCCCTTCGTGAGGTTGTCGATGGCGCTGATCACGATGACGCGGCCGGCCGCCGCGTCGTACGCGACCTGCACCTGCACCGCGTTCGACCCGTACACGGCCGCCGTGGCGGGCCACTGGCCCTCCGGCAGCAGGTGCACGAACGGCTCGTCGGCGTACGCCTTCTCGTAGGCGGCGCGTACGGACTCGGCGGTGACGCCGACCTTCGCCTTCGCGCTGCACGTGGCGAGGATGCCGCGCGGCATCGGTGCGAGCGTCGGCGTGAAGGAGACGGTGACCCGCTCCCCCGCGGCGGCGCTGAGGTTCTGGATCATCTCGGGGGTGTGCCGGTGGCCGCCGCCCACGCCGTACGGCGACATGTTCCCCATGACCTCGCTGCCGAGCAGGTGCGGCTTCGCGGCCTTGCCCGCGCCGGAGGTGCCGGAGGCGGCGACGATCACGGCCTCGCTCTCGACGAGTCCCGCCTCGTACGCCGGGAAGAGCGCGAGGGAGACGGCGGTCGGGTAGCAACCGGGCACCGCGATGCGCTTGGACCCCTCCAGCGCGGCGCGGCCGCCCGGCAGTTCGGGAAGGCCGTACGGCCAGGTGCCGGCGTGCGGGCTGCCGTAGAACGCCTCCCAGTCGGCGGCGTCCTTGAGCCGGAAGTCGGCACCCATGTCGACGACGAGGACGTCCGGTCCGAGCTGCTCGGCGACGGCGGCGGACTGCCCGTGCGGCAGCGCCAGGAAGACGATGTCGTGCCCGGCGAGGACCTCGGGGGTGGTCTCCTGGAGGACGCGGTCGGCGAGGGGGAACAGGTGGGGCTGGAGTGCGCCGAGACGCTGCCCCGCGTTCGAGTTGCCCGTCAGGGCGCCGATCTCCACCTCGGGGTGGGCGAGCAGCAGGCGCAGAACTTCCCCGCCCGCGTATCCGCTCGCTCCAGCCACTGCTGCGCGTACCGCCATGGAACCCTCCTCTTCGATGGCATGACTATACGTGGCGATGCACGTTTATGCAATCAAGAAGCGGCGCCCCACCGGCACTCCGTGCGACCGAGATTTTTACTTGGCGGACGAGCGCAGTAGTTGGCGGATCTTGCTTCGGTAACGCTGCGTTGTTGAGACTTGGCGCTCTCGTTGGCCCTTGAGCGTTGCAGCTAGCCTGTGCCTGCCTGTGACTGAGCTCGGTAGGTGGCCCTTGAGCATTCCGGTTGGCCCCGTACTGGCCGCTGGATCACCGCCGAGAGGCTTCCGGTGGGCCGCCGGGCCAGCCATGATCAAGTTCCGAGGATTCGATGGTTGGGGTGTGACGTGGACTGGCGGACCGATCCGACGTTCGAGATGTGTCGGAAAGTGACGGATGGGGCGGACTTGGCCTCGTTCTCGGGGGGGCCGTTCGACGTGCGGGCGGCGGTGGCCAGTATCCTGCCCGAAACTCGACAGGCCTTGGACTTGGATGCCGTCCCGTGGGGTAACTTCCCCCATGGGTACGACGTCCGGGAGGCAGTTTCCCTCCTGCGCGCTGGCGGCGAACCGGTCGTGGATGCGACGGGTGTGCTGTGGGGCCTGTGCGCCGACGACAGCCGGGCCGCCGCCGCCCTCGCCGTGCCGTTCCTCACTCCCCTCGCCATCAACGCCCACCACCCACACCGCACCGCCGCCCTCGCAGTCCTCTCCGGCCCCGCCCGTGCCAGACACCACGGCGTCGCCTCTCGCGAGGAATTCCTCCTCCACCGCAACGATCCCCAGCGCCACGCCCCCGATACCCACGACGACTACGGCTACGAGGTGACCGGCTACCCGGCCGGCTGGTCGGTGGCCGCCGCCCGAGCCGCGATCACCACCGCCACCACCGCGCTCCTGCCCCTTCTTGGAGACTCCGACCCCACCGTCCGCGTCGACGCCGCCTACGTCCTGGCGACCGCCGCCGACCCCGCCCACACCATCCGAACTGCCTTGGCCAACGGATTCGCCACCGAAGGCGACGCCATGGTCCGCGCCGCCCTGCTCCTGGCCGCCGCCGAGATCACCCGGGCCCACCCGTACCCGCCGACTGTCAGGTGGCTGCGCGAACGGTGGCACGACCGAGCGGAGGCCCCCGAAGTCCGTCTGTCGGCGGCGGTCGGCTGGCTCTGCCTCACCGACCAATCCGCACCGGAGGAACTCCGCCGGGCCGTCGACACCCTCGCCGACAACGAGCGCGCACACGCCATGGAGGCCCTGCCGTGGATGAGCGCCGCCTCGGGCACTAACGAACCAGGACTCCTGCGCTGCAGACGCTGCATGCTCCACCCAGAAGAACCTGACCCGGAAAAGGTCCTCTGGGACTCTCTGTTCTGAGCAACCGGTCGGCCAACTACCGTGCTCGGCCCGACTACCCGACTCGGGCGCCCACCGCCCCGGCTCTTGAGGTTCCTGAGCTGGGCGTTAGCCTCAGCGGATGATTCCTGAGCCGCCACCGAAGGTCATCACGCGTCTCCGCGACGGGCGGATCCACGCCTACGTCGTGGGCCCCGACGTCTACGGGACGCTGGAGCCCGCAGTGGTCTTCCAGCCGAGGGACGGCGAGGAGGTCGTGGCGTCGGTGGTCCGGCGGGATCTGGAGCGGGTCGTGTACACGACGCTGAACGGAGTCGTCTGCCTTACGCGCGCCGGCGACCTCGTGTGGGCCTCGGACTTCGAACCGCGCTCTGACGTACCCCATGGCCACCGGCCTGGCTGTGTGCTGTCGCGGGACGGTCGGACGGTGTGGGTCTACCGGCCGGACGCGATGGCGGGCCGCGGGGGCGGGGACCAGTGGATCGTGCACGATGCCGACAACGGTGTGGTTCTCGCCCGCTGCGAGTTGGAGACGGTCGGGCACGGCGCCTCCCACCACGTGCATCCCGTGGACGGCAGCATCTACCTCGACATCGGTGAGGGCCAGGACGGCTCTGTCATTCTCCGGGGCACGGTTGGGGTGGACAGCGAGCCGGAGTTCGTGACGTACCCGTGGCAGGACCGCTGCCTGATCGACCTGGCTCCGTCCGGGCGTCAGTTCATGACCGTGGACCACGGGCAGGCGGACGTCGCCTTCCATGACCACCCCAACGGGGACGTGCTCTTCACCTTCCCTGTCGAAGCCTTCGGGTACGACCCGGAGGAGTCCTTCGTGGAATGGAGCGGCGGCTACCTGAGCGAGGACACGGCCATCGTCACCCTGGGAGGTGAGAGTCAGGACGAGGAGGAGTGGTTCCGTCACCACCTGGTCGACGTACGCACGGGCACCCTCGGCGGCGAGTTCACCGTTGAGGCGGGCAACCCGTACGAGCTGGTGCCCCTGGGCGACGGTTCCTGGCTCACCGGCGGCCCCGGCGGCGCCCCTGTCCGTTGGTCCAGCGCTCAGCAGCCGTCGGCACCGCCGCACCCGGCCGCACCGACCTCTCCATGCGGGGGGCAGCAGCCGTGACGACGGACCCCCGAGTGCCGGTGATTCCTCAGGCGCCTGAGGGCTTGAGCCGGCGAGCTCGTTACTTCGTTGAGGGACACGGGCTGCGTGTTCCACACCGCGACCTCAAGCTCTTCCGGGAGGCATGGCTCAAGCAAGGGATTCCGGATGCCGAGATCGACCGGGCTGTCGCCTTCCAAGAGCGCTGGGGCGGTCTCGCCCTGCCCCCGGCCCCCGAATACGAGGGCGGCCCGCGCGTTCTGGAAGCCGATGCCCCGGAGGGCTCAGCCGCGAACGGATGGCGGTTCCCGGCTGGCGACTGTCGTGTCTCCATGGCCCACGGGTTCATGATCGGGCCAGGAGGTGAGTTCGGGATCGACGCTGACCACTGGACGCCGCTGCACGCCAGCACAGAGGGATGGGTGGAAGCCCTGGCACTTGCCAGCCACGCGGGCTACTGGGCCAAGAGCATCACGAAGATCAAAGGCAGCGCCGTCGAGGACGTGAACCTCGACGGATTCGAGCCGGTACCCGAAGTCCAGGGACTCGCTGACACCTGGTGGCGGGGCAAGGACTCGCTCATCGCCATCTACCGCGGCGAAGCCTCAGGCTTCAGCGCCCCCCACTGCCTGAGGGCCCATATCTACGGCGGGCTCGATGCGTGGGGCCTGGCCGGCAACTGACTCCCGAAGGCCGAGCTCTCGGTCCTGCCGCTGAGCGTTCGGGTTCCCACAGGGGCCAAATTGCAGTACTAAGTCACAGTTGTGATCAGTTCCGAAGATCGGGCCTTTTCGTTATGCAGGTGGTGATGCTCTGGGTGAGTGAGCGAGGTAGCCAGGGCAAGGATCCGGTCGGACTCGAGTTGCCTCGACGAGCTTGTCGCGGGGTACAGCGGGGATGCCGCATTTCGGGATCAACTCGACCTTGCGGATGGCTGGATTTCGCGGTGGAGTTCGACGTGGCGGGTGGGTACCGGTGAGGTCTGCTGGCCGGTCCGCGACATGGCTCATGTTCCTGTGCTGTCGTCCCGGCCGGTGCGGGGGTTCACCTGGCGGGCGAAGCAGCGGCATCGCCCCGGCCTGGAGGTGATGGCGTCCACGGGCAGGGGGCACGGCTTCGAGTCGCTGGAGGAAGTGCGGCTGCTGGTCGCGCTGGACTTCCTGGGGGCGTCGGAGGTGCTGTCGCAGCCGTTCCGGCTGGACTTCGGACACAAGAGCGGGTCGTCTTGGCACATCCCGGATTACTTGGCCTTCATCGGTGGCGGGATGTGGCTGATGGACGTACGCCCGATGGGACTGATCAAGGACGAGGACGCGCTGAAGTTCGCGGCGGCCAGGGAGATGGCAGCGGCTTGCGGCTGGCAGTACTCGGTGGTCGCGGGCTGGCGCCCGCATGTCTGGAGCGTCCTCGACCACCTGTCGTCGCGTCGTCGGCCGGTGAGGGACCTGCTGGGCATGCGGGACCAGCTGCTCACGATCATCGGCGGCCGAAAGGGGCGCGTGATGACGTTCTCCGCGCTGGCGGACGCGACCAGCGTGCCTTCCGTCGGCCGGGCCAACATCGTCCGGCTGCTCTGGCAGCGCGAGCTCGGCGTTGATCTGGGCAGTCCCCTGCGCGACAGCTCACTGATCTGGGGGGTGTGATGGCGGCGCGGGGATTTCTGCAGATCGCGCCGGGCAGACGGCTCGCGCTCAACGGCGTCGAGTGGACGGTTGAAGATGTCCACGGCCAGCTCGGGCGGCTCGTGCTCGTGGATGGCGGCGGTCACACAGAGACCCGCTCGTTCCGCTGGCTCATCAACCACGCCGACCTGCGACTCCTTCCGGCGACCGAAGCGCCTGGGCGGCCGGCGCCGGTCTCGCGGCAGCCGAGGACACTGGCCGACCTGACCGAGGACCAGGTGGAGCGGGCCCGGCTGCGGGCTGCGCATGTGCTGGAGGCCGAGACGGGGTTCCGGGAGGGGCACCCGGCTCGGGCCCTGCCCGGAGAGCCTCGTCCGGCTTACGACCCGGACCGTACGACGCTGACCCAGCGTCGGTACGCGAAGGCGGCGGAGATGAAGGCGATGCCCCGGCCGGAGGCGGTCCGGCTCGGTCTGCAGCACCTCAGTTTCCGGACGCTGGAGCGTCTGTCGGGACTCGCGGGCGACAGTCTCCTGCTGGCCTGCGCGGACGGACGCTGGACCCGGCGACGCAGTGGCCACCGCAGCGTCACCGAGGAGGTCCGTGAGGCGATCTTCGCGGTCAAGGCCGAGTGCGGGGAACGCGCCCGCCTGAGTCTGGCCGCCCGGCACCGGTTGATGCACCAGTACATGCGCGAGCGGTTTCCGGCGTTTCCGGCCGAGAAGATCCCTTCCCGTTGGACGTTCGCGGACGTCTGGAGGGAGTGGTTCGGGCCTGGAGGCGCCCGGCCACGCTACGGACGGACAGCGGAGGCCGCCGCGGAGGCCGGCGTTTCGGGCCGGATGGTGGTCCACCGCCCGGGCCAGGTCCTGGTGCTGGACTCGACCCCGATGCCGGTGAAGCTGCGCGAGACCGTGTTCGGCGACGCGGTCACCGCGACGCTGACCCTCGCGCTCGATCTCTACACGCACGGGCTGCCGGCCTTCCGGCTCACGCTGCAGTCCGACACGTCGGTCGACGTCGCGATGCTGCTGCGGGACGTGATGCTGCCATTGCCGATGCGGGACGGCTGGGGCGAGGACATGGAATGGCCCTACGCCGGGGTCCCGGCCGACGTGATCGCCGAGTTCACCGGGCACCGGGTCGCCGCTCTGCCGTTCTTCGCCCCGGAGACGGTCACCACCGACCACGGCGGCCCCTACAAGAACCACGACCTGGTGGAGGTCGAGCGAGAGATCGGCTGCCGGATCCTGCCCGCCCGGGTGCTGCGGCAGACCGACAAGTTCGCGGTCGAGCGCCAGTTCCTCACGATCCAGACCATGCTCTTCGAGCACCTGCTGGGCTTCACCGGCGGCGACGTCGCCGACCGCGGGGCCGACCCGGAACGAGATGCGAGCCTCACACTCGCACAGGCCGAACACGTCATCGCGACCTGGATCGTCCAGATCTGGCAGAACCACAAACTAGTAGGACTTTGTTAGGTGGTGTCGTAGGGCTGCCAGGGTGCGGGTTGGTGGCAGGTGGGGCAGTGTCCTGACCAGGTGGCGAGCGTCTGCTGGAGTTGTGCGAGGGCCTGGTAGAGGGTCAGGCCCCGGCAGGGGCTTTTGGGTCGGTGCGCTGTTCGGTGAGGAAGAGGTGGGCCGCGGTCACCAGGGTGGTGTGGCGGTGCCAGCCGTCCCAGGACCGGCCCTCGAAGTGGTCGAGACCGAGGGCGGTCTTCAGCTCGCGGTAGTCGTGCTCGATGCGCCAGCGGGTCTTGGCGAGGCGGACCAGGACCCGGGGTGGCAGATCGGCGGGCAGGTTGGAGAGCCAGTACCTGACCGGCTCGTCGGCGCCTTTGGGCCACTGGGCGATCAGCCAGCGCAGAGCGATGGTGCCATCGTCGGCGGGCCGGGGACGACGACCGGCCGGACGGACCCGCAGGAACACGAACCGGGCCCGCATCCGGCCCCGCGAGCCGCGTCGCCAGCCGACGGTGACGGCCTGGCCGGGGTCCGCGGCCCGGACGTGCTCGCGCAGGCTGACCGGGCGGGTCCGGTAGCGGGCAAGCGGGCGCGGGCCCAGTCCGCTGTAGGGCGGGGTGACCGGCTCGATATCTGCCGGGTAGGCCGTCAACTCGCCCTTGACCTGCAGCACATAGGCCAGCTGTCGCTCCTCCAGCCCCCTGCGGAAGGAGGCGTTGTTGCCGTATCCGGCGTCGGCGGCCACCACCGCGGGCCGCAGGCCGAGCCCGGCCAGCTCGTCGAGCATGTCGAAGGCCAGCTGCCACTTGGGCCGGTGATGCACGTCTGTCGGGATGCGGCAGTGCCGGCGCTGCCGGGCGGCATCAGGCCCGTCCCAGCTCCCGGGCAGGAACAGCCGCCAGGCCAGCGGGCAGGATGCGCGGTCGGTGGCCGCGTGCACGCTCACTGCCACCTGGCAGTTGGCGGTCTTGCCCAGCGGCGGGCAGTACTGCGCGGCGACCGCGGGCGACAGGTCACCGTCCTTGGGGAAACCGGTGTCGTCCACCACCCACACCTCCGGCCGGACCACCGCCATCGCACGGCGGGCCAGCCGCTGCTGGACCGCGTTGGCGGGCCAGGTCGACGAGGTGACGAACTGCTGCAGCCGTTGATGATCGACGCCGAGTCGGCGGGCCATCGGCTGCATCGACTTGCGCCGGCCGTCCAGGAGCAGGCCCCGCAGATACAGTCCGCCCTTGGCCCGCTGGTCCGACCGCACCAACGGCGCGAACACCTCCGCCGCAAAATCCTCCAGCCGGTCACGGCACCCGGCAAGCTCCTCCGGAGTCATACCCCCAGCGAACTACCAAGCCCTGAACCTGACCAGTCACCTAACAAAGTCCTACTAGGTGAATACGCCCCGAGCTGGGCGCCGGGTGAGGACCACAGCCCCAACACAATCTTCGCGGCGGCGATGGAACAGGGCGGCTTCGACCTGGACTTCCCAGAACCGAGCATCTACTACAAAGTCCTGCGCAAGCACCACGTGAAGATCCATCCGCGACGCGGAGTGAAGATCCTCGGGCTCTGGTATCACCACCCGGTCCTCGACGAGCCGCGCTTCCAGCAGCCCTCCGCCCGAGGCGGCAAACACGCGGGCCAGTGGGTAGTCCGCAGTGACCGCAGGGACCGCCGTCAAGTGTTCTTCCAGGAGCCTGCCGACCACGAGACATGGCACATCCTGCGCTGGCGAGGACTGCCTCTCGAAGGCGAGATCCCCGCCTTCTCGGACAAAACCGCCGACGCCCTCCTAGCACAGGTGAAGGCGAACAACATCAGGATCCACTCCGAGAGCGAGCTCCTGGAGCATCTACTGGGGATCCTCGGTTCGGTCACCCCCGTCGACCAATGGCCCAGCCAGGCCAAGAAGAAGGCCGGGAAGAAGCAGCGCGTTGCCCAAGCCCGCGAGATCGCGCGCGCACAGGCTGCGGCCGCTGACCGCCCCGCCACAGCGGCCCCCGCGCCCGAGCCAGCTCCGGCCGAGATGCCTGCGGCCTGGGCCGAGCACGCCCGCACGATCGACCGCGCGGTCGACGCCGACCGCCGCCGACGGCGAGAAGAGGCCCTAGCCGGCACCAGGCCCGTCGCCCCGGAAACGCTGCGTGAGGCGCTGAACCGGCGTCCCATGT includes:
- the argJ gene encoding bifunctional glutamate N-acetyltransferase/amino-acid acetyltransferase ArgJ — encoded protein: MSVTAAKGFQAAGIAAGIKESGNADLALVVNRGPRLAAAGVFTSNRVKAAPVLWSEQVLKGGLVSAVVLNSGGANACTGPKGFQDTHATAEKVAEVLDLNAGEVAVASTGLIGVLLPMDKLLPGVETAAAQLSEHGGEKAAIAIKTTDSVHKTAVYEGDGWTVGGMAKGAGMLAPGLATMLVVLTTDADLDSDVLDKALRDATRVTFDRVDSDGCMSTNDTVLLLASGASEVAPEYAEFATAVRTVCDDLGRQLIGDAEGASKDIKVEVIHAATEDDAVEVGRSIARNNLLKCALHGEDPNWGRVLSAIGTTGAAFEPERLNVAINDVWVCKNGGVGEDRDKVDMRYREVHIVADLAAGTETATIWTNDLTADYVHENSAYSS
- the argC gene encoding N-acetyl-gamma-glutamyl-phosphate reductase: MAVRAAVAGASGYAGGEVLRLLLAHPEVEIGALTGNSNAGQRLGALQPHLFPLADRVLQETTPEVLAGHDIVFLALPHGQSAAVAEQLGPDVLVVDMGADFRLKDAADWEAFYGSPHAGTWPYGLPELPGGRAALEGSKRIAVPGCYPTAVSLALFPAYEAGLVESEAVIVAASGTSGAGKAAKPHLLGSEVMGNMSPYGVGGGHRHTPEMIQNLSAAAGERVTVSFTPTLAPMPRGILATCSAKAKVGVTAESVRAAYEKAYADEPFVHLLPEGQWPATAAVYGSNAVQVQVAYDAAAGRVIVISAIDNLTKGTAGGAVQSMNIALGLDETTGLSTIGVAP
- a CDS encoding IS701 family transposase gives rise to the protein MTPEELAGCRDRLEDFAAEVFAPLVRSDQRAKGGLYLRGLLLDGRRKSMQPMARRLGVDHQRLQQFVTSSTWPANAVQQRLARRAMAVVRPEVWVVDDTGFPKDGDLSPAVAAQYCPPLGKTANCQVAVSVHAATDRASCPLAWRLFLPGSWDGPDAARQRRHCRIPTDVHHRPKWQLAFDMLDELAGLGLRPAVVAADAGYGNNASFRRGLEERQLAYVLQVKGELTAYPADIEPVTPPYSGLGPRPLARYRTRPVSLREHVRAADPGQAVTVGWRRGSRGRMRARFVFLRVRPAGRRPRPADDGTIALRWLIAQWPKGADEPVRYWLSNLPADLPPRVLVRLAKTRWRIEHDYRELKTALGLDHFEGRSWDGWHRHTTLVTAAHLFLTEQRTDPKAPAGA